A genomic stretch from Corynebacterium kutscheri includes:
- the cmk gene encoding (d)CMP kinase, whose translation MSPVTLENVPGGLIVAVDGPSGAGKSTVCRAIATHFGAKYIDTGAMYRVATLYALRQGVSVSDTAAIVALSGAIPLSVNDDPQSRAVLLDGEDVSEEIRGVEVTRQVSAVAAIPEVRNNLVALQRKLAKRAGRCVLDGRDIGTNVLVDAPIKIFLTASAEVRAKRRCDQDNAAGRIVDYNAVLADVLRRDEIDSTRTTDPLRPAEDAVIVDTSDMSLDDVIAELIGLIEASAERMN comes from the coding sequence ATGTCGCCGGTAACATTAGAAAACGTTCCCGGTGGATTAATTGTGGCCGTCGACGGTCCTTCTGGTGCGGGTAAATCTACAGTATGTCGCGCCATTGCAACCCATTTTGGTGCAAAATATATTGATACTGGTGCTATGTATCGGGTGGCTACGCTTTATGCTTTACGCCAAGGCGTATCGGTTTCTGATACTGCTGCAATAGTCGCATTAAGTGGTGCAATTCCATTAAGTGTTAATGACGATCCGCAGTCACGTGCAGTACTTCTTGATGGCGAAGACGTCTCTGAAGAGATCCGCGGTGTGGAGGTAACCAGGCAGGTGTCTGCGGTAGCGGCTATTCCAGAAGTTCGGAACAATTTGGTAGCTTTGCAACGCAAGCTAGCTAAGCGTGCTGGTCGTTGCGTACTTGATGGACGAGACATTGGCACTAATGTACTTGTCGATGCACCCATAAAGATTTTTCTTACTGCATCGGCAGAGGTACGTGCGAAACGTCGCTGTGATCAAGATAATGCGGCCGGACGAATTGTTGACTATAACGCGGTGTTAGCTGATGTGCTGAGACGAGATGAAATAGACTCTACTCGTACCACAGACCCACTGCGCCCTGCGGAAGACGCTGTGATTGTTGATACCTCTGACATGTCGCTTGATGATGTTATCGCTGAGCTCATTGGGCTCATTGAAGCATCCGCAGAAAGGATGAACTAA
- the der gene encoding ribosome biogenesis GTPase Der, protein MANKKNLGMPGEDEETVFVYHTHDGEMDAQEVFIEEDIPAPHGGYAATDFDESEFNYDPSFDIEDIDETEFSDPDFGNDYTDEEWEDLERAFGVEQPGHFEEALCTVAIVGRPNVGKSSLVNRFIGRREAVVEDFPGVTRDRISYLADWGGKRFWVQDTGGWDPNVKGIHAAIARQAEVAMQTADVIVMVVDTMVGITETDAVMAKKLQRADVPVILVANKFDSETFYADMAEFYALGLGDPWPVSAQHGRGGADVLEEILARFPETPRSSTITEGPRRVALVGKPNVGKSSLLNKLTGESRSVVDNVAGTTVDPVDSLVQLDQHLWKFIDTAGLRKKVKNAQGHEYYASLRTRGVIDAAEICIFMIDSSQPVSEQDQRVLNMILEAGKALVLVFNKWDLMEEDRRWELEREIEQQLAHIPWVKRINISAETGRAVQRLEPYMVEALESWDKRITTGQLNNWLRATIAQNPPPMKGGRVPRVLFATQASTRPPTIVLFTTGFLDAGYRRYLERKFREAFGFTGSPVRIAVRVRERRGKKN, encoded by the coding sequence ATGGCTAATAAAAAGAACCTTGGTATGCCAGGCGAAGACGAAGAGACAGTTTTCGTTTATCACACTCACGATGGCGAAATGGATGCTCAGGAAGTATTTATCGAAGAAGATATTCCTGCCCCTCATGGCGGCTATGCTGCCACCGATTTTGATGAGTCCGAGTTTAATTACGACCCATCCTTTGATATCGAAGATATCGACGAGACTGAGTTTTCTGATCCTGATTTTGGTAATGATTATACCGACGAGGAATGGGAAGATCTCGAACGCGCTTTTGGTGTTGAACAACCGGGGCATTTCGAAGAAGCTCTTTGCACGGTAGCTATTGTTGGTAGACCAAACGTGGGTAAGTCTTCACTGGTGAACCGTTTTATTGGCCGTCGTGAAGCAGTTGTGGAAGATTTTCCCGGGGTAACTCGTGACCGCATCTCTTATCTTGCCGATTGGGGCGGAAAACGTTTTTGGGTGCAAGACACCGGTGGCTGGGATCCTAATGTCAAAGGCATTCATGCAGCAATCGCACGTCAGGCTGAGGTTGCTATGCAGACAGCTGACGTTATTGTTATGGTCGTCGATACCATGGTTGGTATTACTGAGACCGATGCGGTCATGGCAAAGAAACTCCAGCGGGCAGATGTGCCGGTTATTCTAGTAGCCAATAAATTTGATTCCGAGACTTTTTATGCAGATATGGCCGAGTTTTATGCATTAGGACTTGGCGACCCATGGCCGGTTTCTGCACAACATGGTCGCGGTGGTGCAGATGTTTTGGAAGAAATTCTGGCACGATTCCCAGAAACTCCACGCAGTTCCACAATTACTGAAGGTCCACGTCGCGTGGCTTTGGTTGGTAAGCCAAATGTGGGTAAATCCAGCCTGCTTAATAAACTTACCGGTGAATCACGTTCAGTGGTCGATAATGTTGCTGGTACTACCGTTGACCCAGTGGATTCATTGGTGCAATTAGATCAGCATCTGTGGAAGTTTATTGATACCGCTGGTTTGCGCAAGAAGGTTAAAAACGCTCAAGGACATGAGTACTATGCCTCGCTTCGCACTCGGGGAGTTATTGATGCGGCCGAGATCTGTATTTTTATGATTGATTCCTCACAGCCGGTCTCGGAACAAGATCAGCGTGTGCTGAATATGATCCTGGAAGCCGGCAAGGCGTTAGTGCTGGTCTTTAATAAATGGGATCTTATGGAAGAAGATCGCCGGTGGGAATTAGAGCGCGAAATAGAACAACAGCTCGCCCATATTCCATGGGTAAAACGCATTAATATTTCTGCTGAAACCGGGCGTGCTGTCCAACGTCTAGAACCATATATGGTGGAAGCATTAGAGAGTTGGGATAAGCGTATTACTACTGGTCAGCTTAATAACTGGTTGCGAGCTACCATTGCGCAAAACCCACCACCGATGAAGGGCGGTAGAGTACCACGGGTTCTTTTTGCCACCCAAGCCTCAACTCGACCACCAACAATCGTTTTATTCACCACCGGCTTCCTCGATGCAGGTTATCGCCGTTATTTGGAGCGAAAGTTCCGGGAAGCCTTTGGTTTTACCGGCTCACCAGTTCGCATTGCGGTTCGCGTGCGCGAGCGACGAGGCAAAAAAAACTAA
- a CDS encoding ABC transporter ATP-binding protein has protein sequence MAINYSALPGPGSQASRLPTAQDKRWTLKTVLAQRPWSFVASISTAAAFICQALLPVIVGNAIDRGIASGDFTQFFPWLIALSVVIVLNFGVNFSARFFLIRSELILGHDLRTEVTDRIQDPRGLAGHNRSAGSLLSIASADTE, from the coding sequence GTGGCAATTAATTATTCCGCCCTACCTGGACCTGGCAGCCAAGCATCACGGTTACCCACTGCCCAAGATAAGCGGTGGACACTCAAAACAGTCTTGGCGCAGCGTCCCTGGAGTTTTGTAGCCAGTATTTCTACGGCAGCAGCCTTTATCTGCCAGGCATTATTACCAGTTATTGTCGGCAATGCAATTGATCGAGGTATTGCTAGTGGAGATTTCACCCAATTTTTTCCCTGGTTGATTGCACTAAGCGTCGTTATTGTCCTTAATTTTGGGGTCAATTTTTCCGCCCGTTTTTTCTTAATCCGATCAGAGCTTATTCTTGGGCATGATTTACGTACTGAGGTAACCGATAGAATCCAAGATCCTCGTGGTTTAGCTGGGCATAATCGAAGTGCCGGTAGCTTGTTATCTATAGCAAGTGCAGATACTGAGTGA
- a CDS encoding ABC transporter transmembrane domain-containing protein, producing the protein MITVFPVAEFASIVYVTTMLTRTHWILGVAILMGAPLLIMVAMLFGTPLQKRSGHRQAAVADAAATATDVVQGLRIIKGLGAVTTVRQRYKVASDEAFRRTISANSAEARLNGATELTGMLLTTSLGVVSGFMAINGVISIG; encoded by the coding sequence ATGATTACTGTTTTTCCGGTGGCTGAGTTTGCCTCTATTGTCTATGTGACAACAATGCTTACCCGTACTCATTGGATATTAGGTGTTGCCATTCTTATGGGAGCTCCACTGCTGATTATGGTGGCAATGCTTTTTGGTACGCCTTTACAAAAACGTTCTGGACACCGGCAAGCAGCGGTTGCTGATGCCGCCGCTACTGCAACTGACGTAGTGCAAGGGTTAAGAATTATTAAAGGCTTGGGTGCGGTAACCACAGTACGTCAACGTTATAAAGTTGCTTCGGATGAGGCTTTTAGGCGCACGATTTCTGCTAATAGTGCTGAGGCTAGACTTAATGGTGCTACCGAGCTAACCGGCATGTTACTGACTACTTCATTAGGTGTAGTCAGTGGCTTTATGGCTATCAATGGTGTTATTAGCATCGGTTAA
- a CDS encoding ATP-binding cassette domain-containing protein produces the protein MTMFGRNLVSKWASAKASGARIQEVLRAGYIRELTTDSNDVVERIPLGISVIENKLSSAERDRWETLDRCRVIVAPHQASLFDGTIAENIAAFSTQHSSTEITQALYAASGTDIPGGDQREVGEEGRLLSGGQRQRVALARALAADPDVLMLIDPTTAVDSVTESQIAQRVAQLRIGKRTVVVSDAPSWRIVADRVVTVDQAQSWLVGSYE, from the coding sequence ATGACCATGTTTGGCCGTAACCTAGTTTCAAAATGGGCATCGGCCAAGGCCTCTGGAGCCCGGATTCAAGAAGTACTGCGTGCTGGTTATATCCGTGAGTTAACTACAGATTCTAATGATGTTGTCGAACGTATTCCGCTGGGGATAAGTGTTATTGAAAATAAATTGAGTTCTGCAGAGCGTGATCGCTGGGAAACATTAGATCGGTGCCGAGTTATTGTTGCCCCGCATCAGGCTTCGCTTTTCGACGGCACTATTGCAGAAAATATTGCTGCTTTTTCAACGCAGCACAGTAGCACTGAGATTACTCAAGCACTCTATGCCGCTAGCGGTACTGATATTCCTGGTGGGGATCAGCGTGAAGTAGGTGAGGAAGGACGATTACTTTCTGGTGGACAGCGTCAGCGAGTAGCCCTTGCCCGAGCACTTGCTGCAGATCCTGATGTATTGATGCTTATTGATCCCACTACTGCGGTGGATTCGGTCACCGAATCCCAGATTGCGCAACGGGTTGCTCAGTTAAGAATAGGGAAGCGAACTGTCGTCGTTAGTGATGCACCAAGTTGGCGCATAGTTGCTGATCGGGTAGTAACCGTTGATCAAGCACAAAGTTGGTTAGTAGGCAGTTATGAATAG
- a CDS encoding ABC transporter ATP-binding protein, whose amino-acid sequence MNSDLHFPLARVSDIRSQLSVQLRAIPRARWWFLLAVVLLICGAVATTWVPIMLGRIIDIVSSSDNSAHASTQLIQLAMVTAFIVLVAAIANALGFYLISRLAERIIANLREDMVSTALGLPTHQVEDAGTGDLISRSTDDVATLSQSVTESIPVLTTALFTVVVTGIALFSIEWQFFFIPLAAAPIYYWGARQYLRVAPARYAAERASMGERAHRVLEAIRGRDTVRAYRMEEVMHNRVSEASWQVVTRGMRARMTMLTLNSWLILGEWVMLFFALLLGFFLVRSHSVSIGGVTAAVLLLIRIRGSINMLMRVLDTVQSGYASLARIVGVSVNPPVEVPSSHAGVPRGEVELKQVNFSYQENQWAVRNVNMRIEPGQTVAIVGASGAGKTTVAALVAGLREPSSGQVLIDGQEVTTFSDAERKARLAMVSQEVYVFSGTLREDLTLARPDATDEELIYVLNRVHALEWFEQLVDGFDTVVGARGLAIEPLEAQQLALARILLLDPAIVIMDEATAEAGSQGATALEQAAEEVTRDRTALVVAHRLDQAQAADVVVVMEAGEIVEAGSHAELLSLQGRYHTLWQAWIKGRS is encoded by the coding sequence ATGAATAGTGACTTACATTTTCCATTAGCCAGAGTAAGCGATATTCGAAGCCAACTTAGTGTACAACTGCGCGCTATCCCGCGGGCACGATGGTGGTTTTTATTGGCAGTAGTACTGCTGATTTGCGGCGCTGTTGCTACTACGTGGGTGCCGATTATGCTGGGAAGAATTATTGATATTGTCAGCAGCAGTGACAATTCTGCGCACGCAAGCACCCAACTTATCCAACTCGCTATGGTTACTGCATTTATTGTACTAGTTGCTGCAATAGCTAATGCACTGGGGTTTTATCTGATTTCGCGGCTTGCCGAAAGAATTATTGCTAATTTACGAGAAGATATGGTCAGTACTGCTTTGGGCTTACCCACACACCAGGTTGAAGATGCTGGTACCGGTGATTTGATTAGTCGGTCCACTGATGATGTAGCTACCCTATCGCAGTCGGTGACTGAATCTATTCCGGTTTTAACGACCGCACTGTTTACCGTCGTTGTTACCGGAATTGCACTTTTTAGTATTGAATGGCAGTTTTTCTTTATCCCATTAGCAGCTGCCCCTATTTATTATTGGGGAGCACGACAGTACCTTAGAGTAGCCCCGGCGCGGTATGCAGCAGAGCGTGCCAGTATGGGTGAGCGAGCCCATCGGGTATTAGAAGCAATTCGCGGTCGTGATACTGTGCGTGCTTATCGGATGGAAGAAGTAATGCATAACCGTGTTTCTGAGGCTTCGTGGCAGGTTGTTACTCGTGGTATGCGTGCACGCATGACTATGCTAACGCTAAACTCCTGGCTCATACTTGGGGAATGGGTCATGCTATTTTTTGCCCTTCTGTTGGGTTTTTTCTTGGTTCGTTCACACAGCGTTAGTATTGGCGGAGTTACTGCTGCGGTATTGCTATTGATCCGTATTCGTGGCTCAATTAATATGCTTATGCGTGTGCTTGACACGGTTCAATCTGGTTATGCTTCATTAGCGCGCATTGTGGGCGTGAGTGTGAATCCGCCAGTAGAAGTACCGTCATCGCATGCTGGTGTACCGCGCGGTGAGGTAGAACTAAAACAGGTTAATTTTAGCTATCAAGAAAATCAGTGGGCAGTTCGTAACGTTAATATGCGCATTGAACCTGGGCAAACAGTTGCTATTGTAGGTGCTTCGGGTGCCGGGAAAACAACAGTTGCAGCACTTGTAGCAGGGCTTCGGGAACCAAGTTCTGGTCAAGTGCTTATCGACGGCCAAGAGGTGACTACTTTTTCTGATGCAGAGCGCAAAGCGCGATTGGCTATGGTTAGCCAGGAAGTATATGTTTTTTCTGGAACTCTGCGTGAAGATCTCACCTTAGCGCGACCTGATGCTACTGATGAGGAACTTATTTATGTGCTCAACAGAGTGCATGCGTTAGAGTGGTTTGAACAATTGGTTGATGGTTTTGATACCGTTGTTGGTGCGCGTGGCTTAGCAATCGAGCCATTAGAGGCACAACAATTAGCTTTAGCGCGTATTTTATTATTGGATCCAGCAATTGTGATTATGGATGAGGCGACCGCAGAAGCTGGTTCGCAAGGCGCAACGGCATTAGAACAAGCAGCTGAGGAAGTCACCCGAGATCGTACTGCATTAGTGGTGGCACATAGACTAGATCAAGCACAAGCGGCTGATGTGGTAGTAGTTATGGAGGCTGGTGAAATCGTTGAAGCTGGTAGCCATGCGGAATTACTTAGCCTTCAGGGGCGTTACCATACTTTATGGCAGGCATGGATAAAAGGACGTAGTTAA
- a CDS encoding class I SAM-dependent methyltransferase, with product MYIPPLSHRNTPKFSSAEHRRNSSAAFNQGASNYHDIRPGYPLIVQDFFRAYLPQHQLTIVDIGSGTGKLTANLIDLGTVIALDTSKDMLDELAKHTPAHRIRARAEATGLGTGTIDAITCAQTWHWLDTNQTSHELARISTSDAPLLLVWNSLNVDIPWVHRLSRIMHSGDTLKRGFIPPHATPWEIVDILRDSWIQTLLPEDIHALTRTRSYWLRANNTTRARVNSNLNWYLYDHLGHTPETLIELPYRVDAFILRKA from the coding sequence ATGTATATCCCCCCATTATCTCATCGCAATACACCGAAATTTTCCTCGGCTGAGCACCGACGCAATTCATCGGCAGCTTTTAATCAAGGTGCGAGCAACTATCACGATATTCGCCCCGGTTATCCCTTAATAGTCCAGGATTTTTTCCGTGCATATTTACCGCAGCACCAACTCACCATTGTCGATATTGGATCCGGCACCGGTAAACTCACCGCAAATTTAATTGATTTAGGTACTGTTATTGCACTTGATACCAGTAAAGATATGCTTGATGAACTTGCTAAACACACACCAGCACATCGCATACGTGCCCGTGCCGAAGCTACTGGATTAGGCACAGGAACTATCGACGCAATTACTTGCGCCCAAACCTGGCACTGGCTTGATACAAATCAAACCAGCCATGAGTTAGCGCGGATATCTACTTCTGATGCCCCATTATTATTGGTGTGGAATTCCCTTAATGTAGACATCCCCTGGGTACACCGGCTCAGTAGGATTATGCATTCTGGCGATACCCTTAAACGTGGCTTCATTCCTCCGCATGCAACTCCCTGGGAGATAGTTGATATTCTGCGTGACTCCTGGATACAAACACTGCTCCCCGAAGATATACATGCGCTTACCCGCACACGTTCTTATTGGTTACGGGCAAATAACACTACGCGAGCACGGGTAAACTCTAATCTGAATTGGTATCTTTATGACCACCTCGGTCATACTCCAGAAACTCTCATCGAACTTCCCTACCGTGTCGATGCTTTTATTCTGCGCAAGGCTTAA
- a CDS encoding DUF418 domain-containing protein, producing the protein MQKESARIYGLDLARALAIIGMIAAHSGITHPVIRGVASGFPSALFAVLAGVSVGIISARGRILGGVPQLQMRLSLLTRGLLIAGIGFLLEAFPSYIVVVLGSIAAEIIILTLVINWRTRNLALLLIGLVFIGPAIAALAVLLGIYSGWLVGVYPLFAWLAYGLSGMIVHRIFIEQGSRKKWLLLGGITVVPTIFAFWYRIKGIHAQYGDESATYVADKSAAFSDGLLPEYEENFSFWRDYFSPMAHSGGLGDVVLSIAVALAVISLCVVICEPNLLRKVMYPLRAMGQMSLTSYTLHVIASGILVILVSFTNNDGSSLGATEMAPQAEETQYGRPWQEYQDLVNQAENWSDFYDLKYPPSPKLDTDYDTIDNGETFAWIEFAVQIVGISIFAMLWQLLPRFHRRGPWESFIRWATRKFSQVPPGKEPENYSI; encoded by the coding sequence ATGCAAAAAGAATCAGCCCGAATCTATGGTTTGGATTTAGCTCGTGCATTAGCAATTATCGGGATGATTGCAGCGCATTCTGGAATTACTCACCCAGTAATTAGGGGAGTAGCTAGTGGTTTCCCTTCGGCGTTATTTGCTGTCCTTGCTGGAGTATCAGTAGGAATTATTTCAGCGCGGGGACGCATATTAGGTGGAGTACCACAGTTACAAATGCGATTGTCATTATTAACGCGTGGGCTGCTTATTGCTGGTATTGGGTTTCTTCTCGAAGCATTTCCTTCCTATATTGTTGTTGTTTTGGGTTCGATTGCTGCAGAGATTATTATTCTCACTCTGGTTATCAATTGGCGCACGCGTAATCTGGCGTTACTTTTGATTGGGCTGGTTTTTATAGGACCCGCAATAGCTGCCTTAGCAGTGTTGCTTGGTATCTATTCCGGCTGGCTAGTCGGTGTTTACCCGTTATTTGCCTGGTTAGCTTACGGACTTAGCGGTATGATTGTTCACCGCATTTTCATTGAACAAGGTAGTAGGAAAAAATGGTTACTGCTTGGCGGGATAACGGTAGTACCAACAATTTTTGCGTTTTGGTATCGGATTAAAGGGATTCATGCTCAATATGGGGATGAGAGTGCTACTTATGTAGCAGATAAGTCTGCGGCATTCAGTGATGGATTACTTCCGGAGTATGAAGAAAATTTTAGTTTTTGGCGCGATTACTTCTCTCCGATGGCACATAGTGGTGGTCTTGGCGACGTTGTGCTGTCTATTGCGGTAGCTCTTGCAGTTATTTCTCTTTGCGTCGTTATCTGTGAGCCGAATTTGTTGCGTAAAGTAATGTACCCATTGCGCGCTATGGGGCAAATGTCGTTAACCTCATATACTTTGCATGTTATTGCTTCTGGAATACTGGTCATACTTGTGTCCTTCACTAATAATGATGGCAGCAGCTTAGGAGCTACCGAGATGGCGCCTCAAGCAGAGGAAACGCAGTATGGTCGGCCGTGGCAAGAATACCAAGATCTAGTTAATCAAGCAGAAAATTGGTCGGATTTTTATGACCTTAAGTATCCTCCCAGCCCTAAGCTGGATACGGATTACGATACGATTGATAATGGTGAAACCTTTGCCTGGATTGAGTTTGCTGTTCAAATAGTAGGAATCTCGATTTTTGCAATGTTGTGGCAGCTTTTGCCGCGGTTTCATCGTCGTGGCCCATGGGAATCGTTTATTAGGTGGGCAACGCGTAAGTTTTCTCAGGTGCCACCAGGAAAAGAACCAGAAAATTATTCGATTTAA
- a CDS encoding YchJ family protein produces MKLIKTITDCPCGSGSDFNDCCEPYLNGTIAPSTAEKLMRSRYSAFALANRDYLIKTWYPDTRPLDIQFAEDISWVKLEILHITGGTEFDSYGEIEFDATYIIGIDPTIHIHHERSVFRRQNGRWFYDDEIE; encoded by the coding sequence ATGAAATTAATTAAAACCATTACTGACTGTCCTTGTGGATCAGGATCTGACTTTAATGATTGCTGTGAACCCTATCTGAATGGTACGATAGCCCCGTCTACCGCAGAAAAACTAATGCGCTCTCGATACAGTGCCTTTGCACTAGCTAATCGTGATTATCTAATCAAAACGTGGTATCCCGATACCCGTCCGCTCGACATTCAATTCGCTGAAGATATTAGCTGGGTAAAGCTAGAGATCCTGCACATTACTGGGGGAACAGAATTTGATTCCTATGGTGAGATTGAATTTGATGCTACCTACATTATTGGCATTGATCCCACAATACATATACACCACGAACGCTCAGTTTTTCGCCGACAAAACGGCCGCTGGTTTTATGATGACGAGATAGAATAA
- the secA2 gene encoding accessory Sec system translocase SecA2 — MATFDWFWNAMGGKATRNQKKSRAVVDKVDTWRDQWASKSDTEIAARAKELAHTGELVQPAEFLALLSIAAERTLGLKPFDVQNQAVLGLLGGDVIQMATGEGKTLVGAMANTGFALMGKRVHAITVNDYLAARDAQWMGPLVEFFDLSVAAITENLSREQRREVYRANIVYGAVSEIGFDVLRDQLITDRKDAVQHGADVAVVDEADSVLVDEALVPLVLAGNEPGYAPTGRITQIVAKLIEGEDYIFDDDRRNVFLTEQGAQKVEHRLGINSLYDDEHVGSTLVQVNLALHAQALLIRDIHYIVRDGKVALIDASKGRVADLQRWPDGVQAAVEAKEGLKVTEGGRILDTITLQALMGRYPVVCGMTGTAVEATDQLRQFYDLRVAEIPRHKELRRFDEADRVYATSEEKFRAIIKEIRLLHETGQPVLIGTHDVAESEAIAQALAEAGIDCNVLNAKNDAEEARIIAEAGDLARVTVSTQMAGRGTDIRLGGADERDYEAVVSRGGLAVIGTTRHRSSRLDNQLRGRAGRQGDPGLSLFFLSLEDDVVAVGGAGEEVTAQPEADGLIESKRIRDWIEHCQRVTEGQLLEIHSQTWKYNKLLADQRIIVDERRSVLLDSNQAWQELSQRAPQRAQELMHLDSAIVEQAAREIMLYHLDYEWSEHLALMDDVRESIHLRAIARETPIDEYHRIAVREFKELAQRAVDKAVTTFKEVLIDDEGAHLADHGLARPSATWTYMVSDNPLAGSGNSVLKGIGAIFK; from the coding sequence GTGGCAACTTTTGACTGGTTTTGGAATGCCATGGGTGGCAAAGCTACCCGTAATCAAAAGAAATCCCGAGCAGTCGTGGATAAAGTTGATACTTGGCGTGATCAATGGGCGTCGAAAAGCGACACGGAGATTGCAGCCCGTGCCAAGGAATTAGCTCATACCGGTGAGCTTGTACAGCCTGCGGAGTTTCTTGCACTTTTAAGTATTGCTGCTGAGCGCACTCTAGGTCTAAAACCATTTGATGTGCAAAACCAGGCTGTTCTTGGACTGCTTGGTGGCGATGTTATCCAGATGGCCACTGGTGAAGGTAAAACCCTAGTCGGAGCAATGGCAAATACTGGTTTCGCACTGATGGGTAAACGCGTGCATGCGATTACTGTCAATGATTATTTGGCTGCCCGCGATGCTCAATGGATGGGGCCGCTGGTAGAGTTTTTTGATCTTAGCGTGGCTGCGATTACCGAAAACCTTAGCCGTGAACAACGTCGGGAAGTATACCGGGCCAATATTGTCTATGGGGCAGTAAGTGAGATTGGTTTTGATGTATTAAGAGATCAGCTTATTACTGACCGAAAAGACGCAGTACAACATGGTGCAGATGTAGCTGTTGTTGATGAAGCTGACAGTGTTTTAGTAGATGAGGCATTGGTTCCACTTGTTCTTGCCGGCAATGAGCCTGGTTATGCTCCTACTGGCCGGATTACGCAGATTGTTGCTAAGTTGATCGAAGGCGAGGATTACATCTTTGATGATGACCGGCGCAATGTTTTTCTTACTGAGCAAGGCGCACAAAAAGTTGAGCATCGGTTAGGCATTAACTCGCTTTACGACGACGAACATGTCGGTTCTACACTCGTTCAAGTTAATCTTGCCTTACACGCTCAAGCGCTACTGATTCGAGACATTCACTATATCGTTCGAGACGGAAAAGTTGCACTTATCGACGCCTCTAAAGGTCGTGTTGCCGATTTACAGCGTTGGCCAGATGGGGTACAAGCTGCTGTGGAAGCCAAAGAAGGACTGAAAGTCACTGAGGGTGGGCGGATTCTGGACACTATTACTCTGCAGGCGTTGATGGGTAGATATCCAGTTGTTTGTGGTATGACTGGTACTGCTGTGGAAGCAACTGACCAACTGCGTCAGTTTTATGATTTGCGGGTAGCCGAGATCCCACGGCATAAGGAACTACGTCGTTTTGATGAAGCTGATCGAGTCTATGCAACCAGTGAAGAGAAGTTTCGCGCCATTATTAAAGAAATTCGCTTACTGCATGAAACCGGTCAGCCAGTGTTGATTGGTACTCATGATGTTGCTGAATCAGAGGCAATTGCTCAAGCACTAGCTGAGGCAGGTATTGATTGCAATGTTTTGAATGCAAAAAATGATGCAGAAGAGGCACGCATTATCGCCGAAGCTGGTGATTTAGCTCGGGTGACTGTTTCTACTCAGATGGCTGGTCGAGGTACCGATATTCGCCTTGGTGGGGCAGATGAACGTGATTATGAAGCAGTTGTTTCCCGCGGTGGGCTTGCTGTGATTGGTACGACTAGACATCGTAGCTCTCGATTGGATAACCAATTGCGTGGTCGAGCAGGACGTCAAGGAGATCCGGGGTTATCACTTTTCTTCTTATCATTAGAAGACGATGTGGTTGCAGTTGGTGGAGCTGGCGAAGAAGTGACTGCGCAACCAGAAGCTGATGGACTTATTGAATCTAAGCGGATTCGTGATTGGATAGAGCATTGCCAGCGTGTTACCGAAGGGCAGCTACTAGAAATTCATTCTCAAACATGGAAGTACAATAAGCTGCTTGCCGATCAACGCATTATCGTTGATGAACGCCGCTCTGTTTTGCTTGATAGTAACCAAGCCTGGCAGGAATTATCTCAACGAGCCCCACAGCGGGCGCAAGAACTTATGCACCTTGATTCAGCGATTGTCGAACAAGCTGCCAGAGAAATTATGTTGTATCACTTGGATTATGAGTGGAGTGAGCATCTAGCACTGATGGATGATGTTCGAGAATCCATTCACTTGCGCGCAATTGCTCGAGAAACCCCCATTGATGAGTACCACCGCATTGCAGTACGAGAGTTTAAAGAATTAGCACAACGCGCCGTGGATAAAGCTGTAACTACTTTTAAAGAAGTGCTTATCGACGATGAGGGTGCGCATTTAGCAGATCATGGTTTAGCTCGTCCATCAGCAACCTGGACATATATGGTTTCTGATAATCCGCTTGCCGGTTCTGGTAATTCAGTATTAAAAGGAATTGGAGCAATCTTTAAATAG